One Desulfuromonas thiophila genomic window carries:
- a CDS encoding HDOD domain-containing protein, with the protein MNAAALSHIRTVKQLVPPRGLSQEIIRVVTDDQADLVDLVSIINKSPTIAARLLRCANSAYYGQRGEIATVREAIIRVLGLSITRSLTLAMALTSGLNTRTVKSFDQQRYWFTAVTTAALAQGLSHYLRQREKPSPAVAYTTGLIHNIGLPALVHCFPDILEPLLQDNHRPLSERLRQTLGFDHRQASAVLARSWDLPASIVIALEGTSADAVQDAGWALAQVTDLGTRLAEALYQGSSIDPASFYTDPALLDLAQLRKVVHEVEGQLESFSEMAQLIAGGESA; encoded by the coding sequence ATGAATGCCGCTGCCCTGAGCCATATCCGCACGGTCAAACAACTGGTGCCGCCACGCGGTCTGTCTCAGGAAATCATCCGTGTGGTTACCGACGACCAGGCTGATCTGGTTGATCTGGTCAGCATCATCAATAAGAGTCCGACCATCGCCGCGCGCCTGCTGCGCTGCGCCAATTCCGCCTATTACGGTCAGCGTGGCGAAATTGCCACAGTGCGCGAAGCCATCATTCGGGTGCTGGGCCTGAGCATTACCCGCAGCCTGACCCTGGCCATGGCCCTGACCAGCGGACTCAATACCCGCACGGTGAAAAGCTTCGATCAACAACGCTACTGGTTCACCGCCGTGACCACTGCAGCCCTGGCGCAAGGCCTGTCGCATTACCTGCGCCAGCGGGAAAAACCCTCGCCAGCAGTGGCCTACACCACCGGCCTGATTCATAACATCGGACTGCCGGCTCTGGTTCACTGCTTTCCCGATATTCTTGAGCCACTACTGCAGGACAATCATCGGCCCTTGAGTGAGCGACTCCGTCAAACACTGGGTTTCGATCATCGACAAGCCTCGGCCGTACTGGCGCGCAGCTGGGATCTGCCGGCCAGTATTGTCATCGCCCTGGAAGGCACCAGCGCCGACGCGGTCCAGGATGCCGGTTGGGCTCTGGCCCAGGTGACCGATCTGGGAACCCGTCTGGCCGAGGCCCTTTATCAGGGATCGTCCATTGATCCAGCCAGCTTCTACACCGATCCCGCACTGCTCGACCTAGCCCAGTTGCGCAAGGTCGTACACGAGGTGGAAGGTCAGCTGGAGAGCTTCAGCGAAATGGCCCAACTCATCGCCGGAGGCGAATCCGCATGA